Proteins co-encoded in one Arachis hypogaea cultivar Tifrunner chromosome 13, arahy.Tifrunner.gnm2.J5K5, whole genome shotgun sequence genomic window:
- the LOC112733396 gene encoding uncharacterized protein, translated as MSVDGVERSNTLIRGNCEIGSKTLITLFDTVASHSFISFEKASELGLKITMLAYDLEVHTSASETVGTRLGCQQVPFRIKHQTFVHDLICLLMTGLNLILGLDWLSKNHILLDCSERSLQFMSEGPEGLVVAKGYYLNSVVVSCSGSECHGFMLLAASVLGDEQSLSQILVVNEFPEVFPEDIPKVFPLREIKFAIELVPGVGPISIVP; from the coding sequence ATGTCGGTTGATGGCGTTGAGAGATCTAACACACTGATAAGAGGTAATTGTGAAATTGGTAGTAAAACCTTAATTACTTTGTTTGATACTGTTGCGTCACACTCATTCATATCATTTGAGAAAGCTAGCGAGTTAGGGTTGAAAATAACTATGTTGGCTTATGACTTAGAAGTGCATACTTCTGCCTCTGAAACTGTTGGGACTAGATTAGGCTGTCAACAAGTTCCATTTCGCATTAAACATCAAACCTTTGTTCACGACTTGATTTGTCTGCTGATGACTGGCCTCAATCtcattttaggattagattggttatcaAAGAATCATATTCTGCTCGATTGTTCTGAACGATCATTACAATTTATGTCGGAAGGGCCAGAAGGACTAGTAGTGGCGAAGGGATACTATCTAAATTCTGTGGTGGTGAGTTGTAGTGGAAGTGAGTGTCATGGTTTTATGCTTTTAGCTGCAAGTGTGTTAGGCGATGAACAGAGTTTGAGTCAGATTTTGGTTGTAAATGAATTTCCAGAAGTGTTTCCTGAAGACATTCCTAAAGTTTTTCCTTTGCGAGAAATCAAGTTTGCGATTGAGTTAGTGCCTGGGGTAGGACCAATCTCGATTGTGCCTTAG